AGCAAACCTGTTAACGGCGAAACCCGCTGGTTGGGTAACGTCAAAACTTACACGCTTGATGGAATGCTGGTATCGCCTTGTCAAAGTCTGTCAGCGCACAGCTTATCTGCACAAACAGATGCCCTTGAAAAGAAATTCATACTTGAACGCGCTGACGGCAGCCGTAAATACATCAACCATCATACATCGCTCATACGTGATAATGAGGGATTAATTTCCGGTGTTATTAATACCCTGATTGACATTACTGCGCAAAAAGAGGATGAAGGTAAACAGGCCATGCTGGCAGCCATTGTTACCTCGTCTGATGATGCCATTATTAGTAAAACCCTTGATGGAATTATCACCAGCTGGAACCATGCCGCCGAGAAACTTTTTGGCTATACCGAACAGGAAGCCATAGGCCGATCTATCACCATGCTGATACCTGACGATAGATTGAGCGAGGAAGAACATATTATAAACCAGGTAAGCAGCAGCCAGATTGTTGACCATTTTGAAACGCTGAGACAGCATAAAACCGGCAGGCTTATACCACTTTCGCTAACCATATCTCCGGTTAAAGATACCAGCGGTAACATTATCGGCGCATCAAAAATAGCGCGCGACATCAGCAAGCAAAAGCAGGCAGAGCAACAGTTGCAGCATTACGCCCGAAACTTGGAAATACTGAATTCTTTCGGAAAATCCGTGGCTGAAAACCTTGATGTACAAACCATATTGCAAAAGGTTACCGATGCCACTACGCAATTAACCGGAGCAGAGTATGGCGCGTTCTTTTACAACAAGCTGAACGAGAACGGCGAGGCGTATATGCTGTATACGCTATCAGGCGCACCCAAAGAAGCATTTGAAAAACTGGGCATGCCACGCAATACGGATGTATTTAAAACTACGTTCAGGGGCGAGGGTATTATCCGCGTTGATGATATAACTAAAGACCAAAGATACGGAAAATACGCCCCGCACCACGGTATGCCGAAAGGGCATTTACCTGTTACGAGTTACCTGGCGGTACCGGTAATATCTAAACATGGCAGTGTAATAGGTGGCTTACTATACGGCCATAGTAAACCCGCTATGTTTACACAGGAGCATGAGCAGTTGGTTGATGGCATCGCGGCACAAGCTGCGATTGCTTTAGATAATGCTAAGTTGTACGAAGAGATCAGCATAATTAATGCCCGTAAAGATGAATTTATCGGCCTGGCCAGTCACGAGTTAAAAACGCCGGTTACGACGATCAACGGCTACCTGCAAATAATCGAAAGATCATTAGCGGGCAGCGACCGCAACGCGGGTTTTATAACAAAGGCACGGGTGCAAGTAGGCAAACTAAGTAATCTGATTTCGGATTTGCTTGATGTATCAAAAATCATAACAGGGCAGTTACCCCTATCATACGCCACATTTAATTTAACGGATTTACTGGCGGAGTGTACCGAGGTTATGCAGCAAACCTGCACTACGCACAATATAACTGTTGAACAGCCTGAAGAGCCCATTATTGTTAACGCCGATCAGCAGCGTATTGAGCAGGTTATCGTCAACCTGTTATCAAACGCAATTAAATATTCGCCGCAGGCTAACGAGGTCCTCGTTAAGCTAAACCATAATAACGGACAGGCCACTGTCTCGGTTCAGGATTTCGGTATGGGTATCGATCCTAATGATCAAAAGCACATCTTCTCCCGTTTTTACCGGGTGGAGCATGTAGCAGCGCATATATCCGGCCTTGGTATAGGCTTATACATCTGCAACGAGATCATCAACCGGCACGGCGGCCATCTTTCGGTAAACAGCCAGTTAGGGCATGGCGCTACCTTCTCTTTCCAAATCCCGTTAAATTAAAAAGCTCCGGGTTTATCCGGAGCTCCTAAGTGTTTATTCTTTAGTAATATCTTTAAACAATTGCGGTACGGTACCATAAGTGGGCAGCTGGCCGTTCCACTTCTCAATCATGCGGGTTTGTACCAGCAGCGGTGTAAGGCTTTGCTGCCTGAGTTTGTTGGCTTCTGACTCGGCGCGCGCTTTAATTAGCAATGCCGCGGCTTCTCCTTCGGCCTTAGCCTTACTTACCTGCGCTTCGGCAATGGCTTGTTTGGCTTCGTTCTCGGCTTTTAAACGCGCTTGTATCGAGGCATTCTTTTCGTCGATCATCCTTCTTAATGATGTCGGCGGCGTAATGGCTGAAGTAAGCTGATCGTACACAAAACCATCCTTAGCCAGGTTTTTGGTAAGCAGCGCTTGAATCTTATCTTCAAAGCGCTCCCGGTTGCTCATCACACTGTCTGATGTAAAACTGTTGGCCACTATACGATAAGCATCATATATAGTGTTGCGCATAAATTGCTGCTCAATTTCGCCAAGCGGCTTGCGGTACTGCCTGTAAATTTGTGGTACCAGGTTAGCGTTAACATGGTAATTTAGCTTAGGGTCTACCTGAAACTCGGCGGCATCTTTAGTAGTAATAACAAAGGGCTCATAATCCACATTTTGCGTATAAGTCGGAAATTCCACAATCTTGGTTGTCCAGGTGTTATACCACACACGGCCGGTTACAATAGTGATGTTATCCACGCCCCTGTCGGTACCGTACAGGTTAATTTTTATGCCCACGTTACCGGCATCAATGTTTTCGTAAGTAAAAGGTTGAATAAACAGGGCGACAACAAGTAAAATCACTACACCGCCAATGCGAAACACGCGTTTAAGGTTATTAGGTTCCATTAAAAAAGTAAAATATAAGTTATTAAGTTAGTTTACGATAGATATAGCGAATAATGTAAGCCACAAACAACAACCCAACCAGCGCCTGAAATATGCCTATGCCCACATATAAATTGCTCGGCTTTGATATGTTTGCAGCTGCCCAGGAGAAGAACAGGGTGGCAAGTATTACGTCCGCTATGAGTATCAGAATATGCTTCATATGTAAAATTACTGATTACTATTTTAATAAAACGGTTAATCTGTATCTTTGGATTGTGTTTTTTCTGTTTTCATAAAAGCACGCAATACCGAGCCGGGTCCCGCCTGACCCGGCTTACTTTTTAGATAGCCGTTCGGGCGCGATGTTACATCGTTAATAAAATCATCTTTTTTAAGTTTAAATCGTTAATTTGGGCTAAGCACCAAACGCATATTATTACATGACCTACTGCTTAGGAATAAAAGTTAAGGAAGGGCTGGTAGCTATAGCCGATACCCGTATTACATCAGGTACAGAAACTACTAACAAAAAGAAAGTTACGATTGAACAACGGGATGATTTTTCGCTTTTTATAATGACCAGCGGCCTGCGCTCCGTACGAGACAAGGCCATGGTATATTTTAACGAGTTGCTGGACACGCAGGAATTTAACAAACTATACAAGGCCGTTAACGCCTTTGGTGAGCAGGTAAAACGCGTTGCATTTGAGGATGGCGCCGCACTTGAAAAGGCGGGTTTCAAATTTGATTTGAATACCATCATAGGCGGACAATTGAAGGATGACGCCGAGCATAAGCTTTACCTGCTTTACCCTGAAGGTAACTGGGTAGAGCTTGGGCAGGGCGCGCCATATGTGGTGATCGGCAACTCCGGCCATGGCAAAGCAATACTGAACCGGGTGCTGAGCGAAAATTCAAGTATGCGGCTGGCGCTTAAAGCCGGTTTTTTGTCGTTTGATTCAACCCGCGTAAGTTCCAATAATGTTGATTATCCGATTGACGTTGTTCTATATAAAAAGGACAGTTACGAACTGATTGAACAACGCTATGAATCGCGTGATCTGGACGCCATATCGGCACAATGGGATGACGAACTGAAGAATGCCCTGGTAAATGTATCTGAAGACTGGATGAATATAGCCTTTGATAAACTACCGATAGAAAACAAAAATACACATTAAGCATTACGACAACATGAAATTTAAAGTACAGGCTGAAATGACCTACACGGCAAATACAGCCGGTACGCTTATATTAAATATCCATGCCTTAAATACTCTTTCACAAAGCATCCTGATTGAAGAGTTAAGCATTGCCCCGCAGATAGATCATGAAGAATTGAAAGATATTGCCGGAGAAAACCGGCTGGCACGCCTGCAAATAAATGAGCCTGGTAATATTGCCATAAGCTATCACGCCACAGTTGATAACCATTGGCAAC
This Mucilaginibacter defluvii DNA region includes the following protein-coding sequences:
- a CDS encoding PAS domain S-box protein; this encodes MIEMDGAVNTGNPAAALINGLPVAVYICDNEGFITTYNEFAKQLWGSKPVNGETRWLGNVKTYTLDGMLVSPCQSLSAHSLSAQTDALEKKFILERADGSRKYINHHTSLIRDNEGLISGVINTLIDITAQKEDEGKQAMLAAIVTSSDDAIISKTLDGIITSWNHAAEKLFGYTEQEAIGRSITMLIPDDRLSEEEHIINQVSSSQIVDHFETLRQHKTGRLIPLSLTISPVKDTSGNIIGASKIARDISKQKQAEQQLQHYARNLEILNSFGKSVAENLDVQTILQKVTDATTQLTGAEYGAFFYNKLNENGEAYMLYTLSGAPKEAFEKLGMPRNTDVFKTTFRGEGIIRVDDITKDQRYGKYAPHHGMPKGHLPVTSYLAVPVISKHGSVIGGLLYGHSKPAMFTQEHEQLVDGIAAQAAIALDNAKLYEEISIINARKDEFIGLASHELKTPVTTINGYLQIIERSLAGSDRNAGFITKARVQVGKLSNLISDLLDVSKIITGQLPLSYATFNLTDLLAECTEVMQQTCTTHNITVEQPEEPIIVNADQQRIEQVIVNLLSNAIKYSPQANEVLVKLNHNNGQATVSVQDFGMGIDPNDQKHIFSRFYRVEHVAAHISGLGIGLYICNEIINRHGGHLSVNSQLGHGATFSFQIPLN
- a CDS encoding SPFH domain-containing protein; this translates as MEPNNLKRVFRIGGVVILLVVALFIQPFTYENIDAGNVGIKINLYGTDRGVDNITIVTGRVWYNTWTTKIVEFPTYTQNVDYEPFVITTKDAAEFQVDPKLNYHVNANLVPQIYRQYRKPLGEIEQQFMRNTIYDAYRIVANSFTSDSVMSNRERFEDKIQALLTKNLAKDGFVYDQLTSAITPPTSLRRMIDEKNASIQARLKAENEAKQAIAEAQVSKAKAEGEAAALLIKARAESEANKLRQQSLTPLLVQTRMIEKWNGQLPTYGTVPQLFKDITKE
- a CDS encoding peptidase, whose amino-acid sequence is MTYCLGIKVKEGLVAIADTRITSGTETTNKKKVTIEQRDDFSLFIMTSGLRSVRDKAMVYFNELLDTQEFNKLYKAVNAFGEQVKRVAFEDGAALEKAGFKFDLNTIIGGQLKDDAEHKLYLLYPEGNWVELGQGAPYVVIGNSGHGKAILNRVLSENSSMRLALKAGFLSFDSTRVSSNNVDYPIDVVLYKKDSYELIEQRYESRDLDAISAQWDDELKNALVNVSEDWMNIAFDKLPIENKNTH